Genomic segment of Flavobacteriales bacterium:
CGACAATCCATTGACTATCAAGGTTGCCTCTATTCCAAGCACTAAAATGCAAGTTTATTTCTTAGACAACGAAGATTTTTTTCACCGAAAAAGCGTTTACGGCGATGAAAATCAAGAGTTTTTTAAGGACAATGACGAAAGAACAATTTTCTTTTGTAAAGGAGCATTAGAAACCGTAAAAAAATTGGGTTGGTATCCTGATATTATTCATTGCCATGGATGGATGACCAGTTTGATACCACTTTATTTGAAAACTATCTATAAAGACGAACCGGTATTTTCTAATTCAAAAGTAGTTTACAGTGTATTTAATAACGAGTTTCAAGCCTCTTTGGGAGAAGATTTTTCTCGAAAAGCGAGTTTGAATCATATTGAAGATAACGAAATGAAACCTTTTGAAAATGCAGATTGCTCAAGTATGTATATTGGTGCAATTGCAAATAGCGATGCGGTGGTAAAATGTCAGGAGCTGTCTCCCGATGTGTTAAATTATCTAAACAGCAGCAGTGATAAACCCGTTCTTGAACACAACGGTGAGAATATCGCTGTGGACTATACAGAATTCTATGATACACTATTGGCTAGAAATTAGCCGTAAGGCTGCCCGGAGGGCAGCCTTACTTTTTTCTTTTAGCATTACGGTTTTTGTTGGTTGCAAAGAGGCTAACGACATTGTCGGAGAAAATTTTATTGATAAAGATTTGTATTTAAACACTTCCTTAATCGATACACTTGCAGTAAAAACATACACCATAAAAGAAGATTCTTTAAAAATAGATTCACTATCGGCCACGCTTTTAGGGGCTATTCATGATGGTGATTTTGGAATTAGTTCGGCAAGTGCCTATCTGCAAATTTTGCTTCGCGAAATAAATGTGGATTTTGGCACAAACCCGACCATTGACTCGGTGGTGCTTTCTATTGCCAAGCATACTGGAGTGCCGAGCTATGGCAGCTCTGCTTCAACAAATGAAATGGAAGTATTTCAAATGGCTGAAATAATTCAATCAGAAAAAAGCTATTATTCAAACTACAAGCCAAAACTCGGAAACAAAATTGGCGATTGGAAATACAATCTTCGATTGGCTGATACGGTTTGGTTTGAAGAAGATGGTCAAATGAATTGGTTGATAAATACCTATCGAATCAGGTTGGATAAATCTTTTGGTGAAGATTTGGTGGCCAATGGTAATTTTGGAAGCAACGAAGCCTTTTTGCAAACCTTAAATGGCATTGCCATTGTTCCCAAGTCAAGCTCATTGGCAGTGGGCGAAGGTTCGATTGTGGCATTAAATAAAAATTCCGATCAGTCAAAATTGATTGTCTATTACAATGGAAATTTGAGAAAAGAATTTGATATTACTTCTGAATCTCAAAATATTTCATCTTATGAGGTGGTTCACACCAATACCGAGTTGTTAAATCAGATTTCCAATCCGGGTACAAACTACTCAAAATGTTACGTTCAATCTATGGCCGGATGCAAAATGAAAATAGAAATCCCGGGTTTGTTAGATTTAGCTAAAACAGGTGGGGAATACGCCATTAATGAAGCTGAAATAACGTTTAAACTTGAGAGCGGTTCTGTTACCGACCATTTTTCGGCTCCTACCCGTTTGTTGTTGGTTCAACCTTCAGAGGTGGACGGTTCAAATGCCTTTATTCTTGATTTGGTTGACCAATTAATTCCACCAACAAGCCAATGGCTCGGTCATACCACCTACGGAGGGTCGTATAACGCTTCTAATCAGATATATACATTCCGATTTACACGTCATCTTCAACAATTGTTTGACGAGTATAAAACAACGGGCAACGATAATAACCGAGGTTTTTATTTAATTATTCCTTCCGACAACCCAATTACTCCGAGTCGAGCAATTATAAATACTGGCAACACAGGTACGGTTAAAAATTTAAAGGTTAACATCAGATACACCAAACTTTAAGAAAATCTTAACGTTAATTTGCATAAACAAAAAGGTTGAAAGAAAATCCTAAATACAAGTTGGCTGGAAGGCACTGGAAAAACAACAAAACGGTTGTTGATGTGCATGATTGTCAAATTGGCGGCGATGAAATTTTTATGATTGCCGGACCTTGTGCCGTTGAAAGCGAAGAACAAATAGATGAGATTGCTCAGTTTGTTATTGGTTTGGGGGTTAAATTTTTGCGTGGAGGAGCTTTCAAACCAAGAACATCGCCATACAGTTTTCAGGGGCTGGAAGTAGAAGGCCTAAAACTGTTAAATGGCGTGTCCAAAAAGTATAACTTAGGAATCATAACTGAAGTGTTGGATTTGAGTTTGCTGGATACTGTTTACCCCTATGCCGATATTCTTCAGGTGGGAGCCCGCAATATGAAAAACTACCATTTCCTCAAAGAATTGGGCAAAACCGATAAGCCAATTATGTTGAAAAGAGGAATGGATGCCACGGTGGAAGAATGGCTTTTGGCTGCAGAATACATTTTGTTGGGTGGAAACGAAAATGTCATTTTATGCGAAAGAGGCATCCGAACGTTTGATGACAGCAACAGAAACACCATGGACATTGCTGCTATTGCACTGGCCGCTCAGTTGACCCATTTGCCTATCATCGCCGACCCAAGTCAGGGAACTGGAAACAGAAACTTAATTGGTGCGATGAGCAAAGCTGCCGTTGCTGCCGGAGCCGATGGATTGATGATTGAAGTTCATAACAATCCAAAAACGGCATTAAGCGATGGGCCACAATCTTTGTACCTGGAACAGTTTGCCGAAATGCTTCCCGAAATTGAAAAAGTGGCATCGGCCATAGGAAAAACATGCTCATGGCGTGTAAACTCGGAAGTGATAAATGCCGAATTTTAATTTTTACTTGATTTAAACCTGTTATCATCAACATCGTTTGAGTGAAAATAAAAGATGTGCCACAAAACGCTAAATAACCCAATTCCACTGAAACGTTAGACTAGTTCGTATGATATTTCTTTTCTTTGCACATTATTTTTAGAATTTATGAGAATAGCCCTTGTGGGAGCCACCGGAATGGTAGGCACAGAAATGTTGAAAGTGCTTGATGAGAGCCGCTTAGCTATTTCTGAAATTATACCCGTTGCCAGTGAAAAATCAGTGGGGAAAGAAATTAATTTCAGAGGTAAGAATTATTCATGCGTTGATTTGGCAACTGCGGTTTCTATGCACACAGATGTGGCATTATTCTCAGCCGGAGGAAGTGTTTCGTTAGAGTGGGCTCCAAAATTTGCCGAGGCAGGCACGTATGTTATAGACAACTCTTCGGCATGGCGAATGAACGAAGAAATTCCATTAATCGTTCCCGAAATAAACGCTGGAATTTTAACCGAAAACAATCGGATAATTGCCAACCCCAATTGCAGCACCATTCAAATGGTCATGGCACTCAAACCGTTGCATGAAAAATATGGCATCAGTAGAATTGTGGTCAGCACCTATCAGTCGGTTTCCGGAACGGGTTATAAAGCAGTCAATCAGATG
This window contains:
- a CDS encoding aspartate-semialdehyde dehydrogenase, with protein sequence MRIALVGATGMVGTEMLKVLDESRLAISEIIPVASEKSVGKEINFRGKNYSCVDLATAVSMHTDVALFSAGGSVSLEWAPKFAEAGTYVIDNSSAWRMNEEIPLIVPEINAGILTENNRIIANPNCSTIQMVMALKPLHEKYGISRIVVSTYQSVSGTGYKAVNQMNAERIGQSAEKAYHYEIDKNCIPHCDSFLDNGYTKEEMKLVNETRKILGDSTIRITATAVRVPVDGGHSEAVNVELKKPFEIEQIKKDISEMPGVTLQDDLANNIYPMPKLSKGKNDVFVGRIRRDESAENTLNMWVVADNLRKGAATNAVQIAEYLAENNLIKQ
- the aroF gene encoding 3-deoxy-7-phosphoheptulonate synthase; this encodes MKENPKYKLAGRHWKNNKTVVDVHDCQIGGDEIFMIAGPCAVESEEQIDEIAQFVIGLGVKFLRGGAFKPRTSPYSFQGLEVEGLKLLNGVSKKYNLGIITEVLDLSLLDTVYPYADILQVGARNMKNYHFLKELGKTDKPIMLKRGMDATVEEWLLAAEYILLGGNENVILCERGIRTFDDSNRNTMDIAAIALAAQLTHLPIIADPSQGTGNRNLIGAMSKAAVAAGADGLMIEVHNNPKTALSDGPQSLYLEQFAEMLPEIEKVASAIGKTCSWRVNSEVINAEF
- a CDS encoding DUF4270 family protein, which gives rise to MIHYWLEISRKAARRAALLFSFSITVFVGCKEANDIVGENFIDKDLYLNTSLIDTLAVKTYTIKEDSLKIDSLSATLLGAIHDGDFGISSASAYLQILLREINVDFGTNPTIDSVVLSIAKHTGVPSYGSSASTNEMEVFQMAEIIQSEKSYYSNYKPKLGNKIGDWKYNLRLADTVWFEEDGQMNWLINTYRIRLDKSFGEDLVANGNFGSNEAFLQTLNGIAIVPKSSSLAVGEGSIVALNKNSDQSKLIVYYNGNLRKEFDITSESQNISSYEVVHTNTELLNQISNPGTNYSKCYVQSMAGCKMKIEIPGLLDLAKTGGEYAINEAEITFKLESGSVTDHFSAPTRLLLVQPSEVDGSNAFILDLVDQLIPPTSQWLGHTTYGGSYNASNQIYTFRFTRHLQQLFDEYKTTGNDNNRGFYLIIPSDNPITPSRAIINTGNTGTVKNLKVNIRYTKL
- a CDS encoding glycogen/starch synthase, which gives rise to MENNRKKVLFISSEMSPFLESNPLSDIARMLPQAVQEKDNEVRILVPRFGVINERRNRLHEVVRLSGMNITIDDNDNPLTIKVASIPSTKMQVYFLDNEDFFHRKSVYGDENQEFFKDNDERTIFFCKGALETVKKLGWYPDIIHCHGWMTSLIPLYLKTIYKDEPVFSNSKVVYSVFNNEFQASLGEDFSRKASLNHIEDNEMKPFENADCSSMYIGAIANSDAVVKCQELSPDVLNYLNSSSDKPVLEHNGENIAVDYTEFYDTLLARN